In Lineus longissimus chromosome 9, tnLinLong1.2, whole genome shotgun sequence, one genomic interval encodes:
- the LOC135494181 gene encoding alpha-N-acetylgalactosaminidase-like isoform X2, which translates to MSRVLSIIAALICLHVQVSFSLDNGLALTPPMGWLTWERFRCNTDCKNDPNNCISERLIKEMALHMKNNGYLAAGYEYITIDDCWPALERDPKTAKLVPDPERFPNGMKHLADYVHSLGMKFGIYEDFGTKTCGGYPGSEFYMQLDANTFAEWGVDLLKFDGCYSDPKQMDEGYAVMQFFLNQTGRPMVYSCEWPLYQQGSGMKPDYPHVAKTCNIFRNYVDIDDKWDTVVSIVDYYGDDADNFTQVAGPGAWNNPDVLIVGDYGLSLTQQQSQMAMWAMMAAPLVMSVDLRAIPAESVAILQNKRVIAVNQDKLGVQGTRIQVSGNIQLWRKPIQPTGSFAFVILNKGTDGVPHLASYKVGTLVGNTLYKYNITETFSGKKLGTFTTSDSFQAYVYPTGSYMFTMEPVAKKPAGKDDTLRFQPLRSIVKGRD; encoded by the exons ATGTCTCGGGTCCTGTCGATCATTGCTGCTCTCATCTGCCTTCATGTGCAGGTCTCATTCTCATTGGACAATGGGTTAGCACTGACTCCGCCCATGGGATGGCTAACCTGGGAGAGGTTCAGGTGCAACACAGATTGTAAGAACGACCCTAACAACTGCATCAGTGAACGCCTCATCAAGGAGATGGCTCTGCACATGAAGAACAATGGCTACTTGGCTGCGGGCTATGAATACATTACCATTGATGATTGTTGGCCAGCATTGGAGAGAGATCCAAAGACGGCTAAACTGGTACCCGACCCAGAGAGATTTCCAAATGGCATGAAGCATTTGGCTGATTAT gttcatagcttagGCATGAAGTTTGGAATCTATGAAGACTTTGGGACCAAGACATGTGGAGGCTACCCAGGCAGCGAGTTCTACATGCAGTTGGATGCCAACACATTTGCTGAATGGGGTGTTGATTTGCTCAAATTCGATGGATGTTACTCCGACCCAAAGCAGATGGATGAAG GCTATGCTGTCATGCAGTTCTTTCTCAATCAGACTGGGAGGCCTATGGTCTATTCTTGCGAATGGCCACTGTATCAGCAGGGCTCCGGCATGAAG CCCGACTACCCCCATGTTGCCAAAACATGTAATATTTTCCGTAATTACGTTGATATTGATGATAAGTGGGACACAGTAGTCTCCATAGTTGATTACTATGGGGATGATGCAGATAATTTCACTCAGGTTGCGGGACCTGGGGCGTGGAACAATCCCGATGTG TTGATTGTGGGAGACTATGGCCTCAGTCTGACCCAGCAGCAGTCACAGATGGCCATGTGGGCGATGATGGCTGCTCCATTGGTGATGTCTGTCGATCTTCGTGCAATACCAGCTGAATCTGTAGCAATACTGCAAAATAAACGGGTGATTGCAGTCAATCAGGACAAGCTCGGGGTACAGGGGACAAGAATACAAGTG TCTGGCAACATTCAGCTCTGGCGTAAACCAATCCAGCCAACGGGCAGTTTTGCTTTCGTGATTCTAAACAAGGGTACAGACGGTGTCCCTCACCTCGCATCCTACAAAGTTGGGACTCTAGTAgggaacaccctgtataaatacAACATCACAGAGACATTCAGCGGGAAAAAGCTTGGAACATTCACGACAAGTGATTCCTTTCAGGCCTACGTTTACCCGACAGGGTCGTACATGTTCACCATGGAGCCTGTTGCAAAGAAACCAGCAGGAAAGGACGACACTTTGCGATTTCAGCCTTTGAGATCTATTGTGAAGGGGAGAGATTAG
- the LOC135494181 gene encoding alpha-N-acetylgalactosaminidase-like isoform X1, translating to MSRVLSIIAALICLHVQVSFSLDNGLALTPPMGWLTWERFRCNTDCKNDPNNCISERLIKEMALHMKNNGYLAAGYEYITIDDCWPALERDPKTAKLVPDPERFPNGMKHLADYVHSLGMKFGIYEDFGTKTCGGYPGSEFYMQLDANTFAEWGVDLLKFDGCYSDPKQMDEGYAVMQFFLNQTGRPMVYSCEWPLYQQGSGMKPDYKSIAKYCNMWRNYGDIQDSWDSIESIIEYYGKNPANFSSYAGPGHFNDPDMLIVGDYGLSLTQQQSQMAMWAMMAAPLVMSVDLRAIPAESVAILQNKRVIAVNQDKLGVQGTRIQVSGNIQLWRKPIQPTGSFAFVILNKGTDGVPHLASYKVGTLVGNTLYKYNITETFSGKKLGTFTTSDSFQAYVYPTGSYMFTMEPVAKKPAGKDDTLRFQPLRSIVKGRD from the exons ATGTCTCGGGTCCTGTCGATCATTGCTGCTCTCATCTGCCTTCATGTGCAGGTCTCATTCTCATTGGACAATGGGTTAGCACTGACTCCGCCCATGGGATGGCTAACCTGGGAGAGGTTCAGGTGCAACACAGATTGTAAGAACGACCCTAACAACTGCATCAGTGAACGCCTCATCAAGGAGATGGCTCTGCACATGAAGAACAATGGCTACTTGGCTGCGGGCTATGAATACATTACCATTGATGATTGTTGGCCAGCATTGGAGAGAGATCCAAAGACGGCTAAACTGGTACCCGACCCAGAGAGATTTCCAAATGGCATGAAGCATTTGGCTGATTAT gttcatagcttagGCATGAAGTTTGGAATCTATGAAGACTTTGGGACCAAGACATGTGGAGGCTACCCAGGCAGCGAGTTCTACATGCAGTTGGATGCCAACACATTTGCTGAATGGGGTGTTGATTTGCTCAAATTCGATGGATGTTACTCCGACCCAAAGCAGATGGATGAAG GCTATGCTGTCATGCAGTTCTTTCTCAATCAGACTGGGAGGCCTATGGTCTATTCTTGCGAATGGCCACTGTATCAGCAGGGCTCCGGCATGAAG CCGGATTACAAATCCATTGCCAAATACTGCAACATGTGGAGGAACTATGGTGACATCCAGGATTCCTGGGATAGCATCGAGTCCATTATAGAATATTATGGCAAAAATCCAGCTAATTTTAGCAGCTATGCTGGTCCTGGGCACTTCAATGATCCAGATATG TTGATTGTGGGAGACTATGGCCTCAGTCTGACCCAGCAGCAGTCACAGATGGCCATGTGGGCGATGATGGCTGCTCCATTGGTGATGTCTGTCGATCTTCGTGCAATACCAGCTGAATCTGTAGCAATACTGCAAAATAAACGGGTGATTGCAGTCAATCAGGACAAGCTCGGGGTACAGGGGACAAGAATACAAGTG TCTGGCAACATTCAGCTCTGGCGTAAACCAATCCAGCCAACGGGCAGTTTTGCTTTCGTGATTCTAAACAAGGGTACAGACGGTGTCCCTCACCTCGCATCCTACAAAGTTGGGACTCTAGTAgggaacaccctgtataaatacAACATCACAGAGACATTCAGCGGGAAAAAGCTTGGAACATTCACGACAAGTGATTCCTTTCAGGCCTACGTTTACCCGACAGGGTCGTACATGTTCACCATGGAGCCTGTTGCAAAGAAACCAGCAGGAAAGGACGACACTTTGCGATTTCAGCCTTTGAGATCTATTGTGAAGGGGAGAGATTAG
- the LOC135494181 gene encoding alpha-N-acetylgalactosaminidase-like isoform X3 — protein sequence MSRVLSIIAALICLHVQVSFSLDNGLALTPPMGWLTWERFRCNTDCKNDPNNCISERLIKEMALHMKNNGYLAAGYEYITIDDCWPALERDPKTAKLVPDPERFPNGMKHLADYVHSLGMKFGIYEDFGTKTCGGYPGSEFYMQLDANTFAEWGVDLLKFDGCYSDPKQMDEGYPTMTKFLNMTGRPIVFSCSWPAYQSTPDYKSIAKYCNMWRNYGDIQDSWDSIESIIEYYGKNPANFSSYAGPGHFNDPDMLIVGDYGLSLTQQQSQMAMWAMMAAPLVMSVDLRAIPAESVAILQNKRVIAVNQDKLGVQGTRIQVSGNIQLWRKPIQPTGSFAFVILNKGTDGVPHLASYKVGTLVGNTLYKYNITETFSGKKLGTFTTSDSFQAYVYPTGSYMFTMEPVAKKPAGKDDTLRFQPLRSIVKGRD from the exons ATGTCTCGGGTCCTGTCGATCATTGCTGCTCTCATCTGCCTTCATGTGCAGGTCTCATTCTCATTGGACAATGGGTTAGCACTGACTCCGCCCATGGGATGGCTAACCTGGGAGAGGTTCAGGTGCAACACAGATTGTAAGAACGACCCTAACAACTGCATCAGTGAACGCCTCATCAAGGAGATGGCTCTGCACATGAAGAACAATGGCTACTTGGCTGCGGGCTATGAATACATTACCATTGATGATTGTTGGCCAGCATTGGAGAGAGATCCAAAGACGGCTAAACTGGTACCCGACCCAGAGAGATTTCCAAATGGCATGAAGCATTTGGCTGATTAT gttcatagcttagGCATGAAGTTTGGAATCTATGAAGACTTTGGGACCAAGACATGTGGAGGCTACCCAGGCAGCGAGTTCTACATGCAGTTGGATGCCAACACATTTGCTGAATGGGGTGTTGATTTGCTCAAATTCGATGGATGTTACTCCGACCCAAAGCAGATGGATGAAG GTTACCCAACCATGACCAAGTTCCTCAACATGACTGGCAGGCCGATCGTCTTCTCCTGCAGCTGGCCAGCATACCAGTCAACG CCGGATTACAAATCCATTGCCAAATACTGCAACATGTGGAGGAACTATGGTGACATCCAGGATTCCTGGGATAGCATCGAGTCCATTATAGAATATTATGGCAAAAATCCAGCTAATTTTAGCAGCTATGCTGGTCCTGGGCACTTCAATGATCCAGATATG TTGATTGTGGGAGACTATGGCCTCAGTCTGACCCAGCAGCAGTCACAGATGGCCATGTGGGCGATGATGGCTGCTCCATTGGTGATGTCTGTCGATCTTCGTGCAATACCAGCTGAATCTGTAGCAATACTGCAAAATAAACGGGTGATTGCAGTCAATCAGGACAAGCTCGGGGTACAGGGGACAAGAATACAAGTG TCTGGCAACATTCAGCTCTGGCGTAAACCAATCCAGCCAACGGGCAGTTTTGCTTTCGTGATTCTAAACAAGGGTACAGACGGTGTCCCTCACCTCGCATCCTACAAAGTTGGGACTCTAGTAgggaacaccctgtataaatacAACATCACAGAGACATTCAGCGGGAAAAAGCTTGGAACATTCACGACAAGTGATTCCTTTCAGGCCTACGTTTACCCGACAGGGTCGTACATGTTCACCATGGAGCCTGTTGCAAAGAAACCAGCAGGAAAGGACGACACTTTGCGATTTCAGCCTTTGAGATCTATTGTGAAGGGGAGAGATTAG
- the LOC135494183 gene encoding L-aminoadipate-semialdehyde dehydrogenase-phosphopantetheinyl transferase-like, with protein MSVSDSKMSASNVARTALRWAFNFGSWRPTKAEWMLAAQCVQMEEKNRIGKFVFKRDAKSAMAGRLLLRKAISDTLQIPYGDVRLDRTEKGKPFLVNTVATHFSFNVSHQGKLAVLATEFDKDVGIDVMEITQPRGSKSVADFFHTMRRQFTDDEWEAIKEPMTDSGRLARFYRFWCLKESYVKAVGIGIGYSLQRLSFKISTPQLRQGNLTKDTVLFIDGIKEVMWEFHETMVDEHHCTAVAVRKTTHQGQNEECDCDGMMTSGLFEILSFSQLVVSAQPCLETDLDYWEAFDQKDESPGGS; from the exons ATGTCTGTGTCGGACTCAAAAATGAGTGCTTCCAATGTTGCTCGGACTGCTTTACGTTGGGCGTTTAATTTCGGGTCATGGAGGCCGACCAAAGCAGAGTGGATGCTGGCTGCACAGTGTGTTCAGATGGAGGAGAAGAATAGGATAGGGAAATTTGTCTTCAAAAGAGATGCGAAATCTGCTATG GCTGGCAGATTGCTTCTCAGGAAGGCCATCTCGGACACACTGCAAATACCCTACGGAGATGTGAGGCTGGATAGGACAGAGAAAGGCAAACCTTTCCTTGTGAACACTGTGGCAACACATTTCTCATTCAATGTGTCTCACCAAGGGAAACTTGCAGTCTTGGCAACTGAATTCGATAAGGATGTGGGAATTGATGTCATGGAAATCACACAGCCCA GGGGCAGTAAGTCTGTGGCTGATTTCTTTCACACTATGAGAAGGCAATTCACAGATGATGAATGGGAAGCCATAAAGGAACCTATGACAGACTCGGGGAGATTGGCAAGGTTTTATAGATTCTGG TGTCTCAAAGAGAGCTATGTGAAAGCTGTTGGCATAGGTATAGGATACAGCCTGCAGAGACTGAGCTTCAAGATCAGCACACCTCAACTACGACAAGGAAACCTGACAAAGGACACAGTGTTGTTTATTGATGGAATCAAGGAGGTGATGTGGGAGTTCCATGAGACGATGGTGGATGAGCACCATTGTACTGCTGTGGCTGTCAGGAAAACCACTCATCAG GGGCAGAATGAAGAATGTGACTGTGATGGAATGATGACCTCGGGACTGTTCGAGATTTTATCGTTTAGTCAGCTGGTTGTGTCAGCTCAACCATGTTTAGAGACCGACTTGGATTACTGGGAAGCGTTTGATCAGAAAGACGAATCGCCAGGAGGATCATGA